The proteins below are encoded in one region of Aeromonas veronii:
- a CDS encoding transglycosylase SLT domain-containing protein: MKAVWGIIVSALCASGPVAPVFAQTMEQSLYRQAYDAVRADDQARFQQIRSRLTHYPLLPYLDYYQLAFRPGAADYDDVTRFIRQHGDTPQSNRLERSYLTYLAQSQQWSQFLRFYPTKPSSTDLLCQHYQARYYTGQRQEALREAGKLWLSGQSRPDACDPLFDLWQQAGLRTQDKIWQRMQLAFEAQNPNLIRHLGAQLGGNLKPYGDQMIALYEQPARAMNPAYFTTASQSRHLLALGLARYANQEPEAVLRQLGEMKRRFGLNQTEVSSVERAAARRLLLDRSTAQRGWLDATLVRMKDAELLELRARLAIWELDWRGLSGWVKKMPMGSQKEDRWRYWMARSLEVQGQQKAARDLYLETANLRGFYGFMAAQRTGVPYRMKNQSSGLKVPDWRTASSRWPFLLRVRELLAMNEITAARSEWIHNMDRNTVAQRIEFGHIALNQGWHELAILSSIRAEAWDALDLRFPLPLKRTFSQMAQERTMNTSLLYAISRQESALYPLAQSPVGARGLMQLMPATAKETASKLGVPYRNEQQLFDPTMNIRLGSAYLKRLLDVYDGNRILAAAAYNAGPGRVKRWREQSADKPMDVWVESIPYRETRNYVQNVLSFDLIYQHKLQQPLRFMSERELNHTY; this comes from the coding sequence GTGAAAGCCGTCTGGGGAATCATCGTATCGGCGCTGTGCGCATCGGGGCCGGTGGCACCGGTCTTCGCGCAAACCATGGAACAGTCCCTCTACCGTCAGGCCTATGATGCGGTGCGCGCCGATGATCAGGCCCGTTTCCAGCAAATTCGTTCCCGCCTGACCCACTATCCTCTGCTGCCCTACCTGGATTACTACCAGCTGGCTTTCCGGCCAGGGGCGGCGGACTATGACGATGTGACCCGCTTCATCCGCCAGCACGGGGATACTCCCCAGTCCAACCGGCTGGAGCGCAGTTATCTCACCTATCTGGCCCAGAGCCAGCAGTGGTCCCAATTCCTGCGTTTCTATCCAACTAAGCCCAGCTCCACCGATCTGCTCTGCCAGCACTATCAGGCCCGCTATTACACCGGGCAGCGGCAAGAGGCGCTGCGAGAGGCGGGCAAGCTCTGGCTGAGCGGGCAATCCAGGCCGGATGCGTGTGATCCCCTGTTCGATCTCTGGCAACAGGCGGGGTTGCGCACCCAGGACAAGATCTGGCAGCGCATGCAGCTCGCGTTCGAGGCGCAGAACCCCAACCTCATCCGCCACCTCGGTGCCCAGCTGGGGGGGAACCTGAAACCCTATGGGGATCAGATGATCGCCCTCTATGAGCAGCCGGCCCGGGCGATGAATCCGGCCTATTTCACGACGGCATCCCAATCCAGGCATCTGCTCGCCCTCGGCCTTGCGCGTTACGCCAACCAGGAACCCGAGGCGGTGCTGCGCCAGCTGGGGGAGATGAAGCGCCGCTTTGGTCTCAACCAGACCGAGGTCAGCAGCGTGGAGCGGGCCGCCGCCCGTCGCCTGTTGCTGGACAGATCCACCGCCCAGCGTGGTTGGCTGGATGCGACCCTGGTGCGGATGAAGGATGCGGAGCTGCTGGAACTCAGAGCCCGTCTCGCCATCTGGGAGCTGGATTGGCGTGGCCTCTCGGGCTGGGTCAAGAAGATGCCCATGGGCTCACAGAAGGAGGACCGCTGGCGCTACTGGATGGCTCGTTCGCTGGAAGTGCAGGGTCAGCAGAAGGCGGCGAGGGATCTCTATCTCGAGACCGCCAATCTGCGCGGCTTCTACGGCTTCATGGCGGCCCAGCGCACCGGTGTGCCCTATCGCATGAAAAACCAGAGTTCGGGGCTCAAGGTACCGGACTGGCGTACGGCGAGCAGTCGCTGGCCCTTCCTGCTGCGGGTGCGCGAGCTGCTGGCCATGAACGAGATCACGGCGGCACGTTCTGAGTGGATCCACAACATGGATCGCAACACGGTGGCCCAGCGCATCGAATTTGGTCACATCGCCCTCAATCAGGGTTGGCATGAGCTGGCGATCCTCTCCAGCATCCGGGCCGAGGCCTGGGATGCGCTGGACTTGCGCTTCCCCTTGCCACTCAAGCGCACCTTCTCCCAGATGGCCCAGGAGCGCACCATGAACACCAGCCTGCTCTACGCCATCTCCCGTCAGGAGAGCGCACTCTACCCGCTGGCGCAGTCACCCGTGGGCGCACGAGGCCTGATGCAACTGATGCCGGCCACCGCGAAGGAGACCGCCAGCAAGCTGGGGGTGCCTTATCGCAACGAGCAGCAGCTGTTCGATCCGACCATGAACATCCGCCTTGGCAGCGCCTATCTCAAGCGTCTGCTGGATGTCTATGACGGCAACCGGATCCTGGCGGCCGCCGCCTACAACGCGGGCCCTGGCCGGGTCAAACGCTGGCGGGAGCAGAGTGCGGACAAACCAATGGATGTCTGGGTTGAGAGCATTCCCTACCGGGAGACGCGCAACTACGTGCAGAACGTGCTCTCCTTCGATCTCATCTATCAGCACAAGTTGCAGCAACCTCTGCGATTCATGTCCGAGCGGGAGCTGAATCACACCTACTGA
- a CDS encoding LacI family DNA-binding transcriptional regulator: MATIKDVSQLANVSISTVSRVINNTAQVAPEKREAVLAAMKELSFRPNSFAQALVSKRSNCIGVLVGDLCGGPFFAQMMRGIESVVDQANKFTIVVSGNHDAARERHAIQALLQRQCDALILHSKALPDEELSELAAGSTPIVFINRQVPGCEDRCVWLDNQAGITTACQHLLDAGHRKIAFVTSDDEDFVDGQQRMAGYRVALQRAGIELDPSLIGRAFADEKGGYVAMGELLERGVEFSAVLGFNDAMVAGAISCLLERGYKIPQQVSVVGFDDIPYARYIYPKLTTVRYPIEEMGERAAELALRLLDHKPADGLVLKFEAELVSRESVA; the protein is encoded by the coding sequence GTGGCAACGATCAAAGACGTTTCTCAGCTGGCTAATGTGTCCATTTCGACGGTGTCGCGCGTCATCAACAACACGGCGCAGGTCGCCCCCGAGAAGCGTGAGGCCGTGCTGGCGGCCATGAAGGAGCTGAGTTTCCGCCCCAACAGCTTCGCTCAGGCACTGGTGAGCAAACGTTCCAATTGCATCGGCGTGCTGGTGGGGGATCTCTGCGGGGGGCCCTTTTTCGCCCAGATGATGCGTGGTATCGAGAGCGTGGTCGATCAGGCCAACAAGTTCACCATCGTTGTCTCCGGCAACCACGATGCGGCCCGTGAGCGCCACGCCATCCAGGCCCTGCTGCAGCGCCAGTGCGATGCCCTGATCCTGCACAGCAAGGCACTGCCGGACGAAGAACTGAGCGAGCTGGCGGCGGGGTCCACCCCCATCGTCTTCATCAACCGCCAGGTGCCGGGCTGCGAGGATCGCTGTGTCTGGCTGGACAACCAGGCGGGGATCACCACGGCGTGCCAGCACCTGCTGGATGCGGGACACCGCAAGATTGCCTTTGTCACCTCGGACGATGAAGACTTCGTCGACGGTCAACAGCGGATGGCGGGCTATCGCGTCGCTCTGCAGCGGGCGGGCATTGAGCTGGATCCTTCCCTCATCGGTCGCGCCTTTGCCGACGAGAAGGGCGGTTATGTGGCCATGGGCGAGCTGCTGGAGCGGGGTGTCGAGTTCAGCGCCGTGCTTGGCTTCAACGATGCCATGGTGGCGGGTGCCATCTCCTGTCTGCTGGAGCGGGGCTACAAGATACCGCAGCAGGTGTCCGTGGTCGGTTTCGATGATATTCCCTATGCCCGCTACATCTACCCCAAGCTCACCACGGTGCGCTATCCCATCGAGGAGATGGGGGAGCGGGCCGCCGAGCTCGCGCTGCGGCTGCTCGACCACAAACCCGCAGACGGCTTGGTCCTGAAGTTTGAAGCCGAGCTGGTGAGCCGGGAGTCCGTCGCCTGA